Part of the Dermatophilus congolensis genome is shown below.
GTTTTGGCGGTTGATGGATGAGGAGTTCGGGACTGCGCGTGCACAGGTTCTGGCGTCACATCAGAGCGTGACGGCATTAGGTGGGGGCACTCCTGATGAGCTACTGGAGTCCGGTGTTGAGCCGCGGCGAGTATGGGAGGCGCTGGTGGAGCAGATGGGAGTACCGCCGGAGCGGCGACTGGGGCAAGTGGTCCCATTGCAGGAAAATCGCGATAAGTACTGAGTGGATGGCGTGTGTTGAGGTGGCTTATCGAACATTTGTTCGGTAGCTTGTGGGTGATGGGACTTTCTGCCGGTACTCGACCGGCGGGTCCGACTGCTCCACAACCTGGTTGGTTAGGGGGTGTGGTCCACAGTTGCCGTTGCGGTGGCGGGACCTTGTCGGTGGTTCCTTTTAACGTCTGACCCGAGTTGTTGGCCTGGTGGTCGCGCTTGAGGTCGCAGGTAGACGGCCGTTTCGAGTATTCGCAGAAAGCAAGGTGTGTCATGGCACGTTCTTCCAAGGCCTCGTCGGGGTCTCGTTCTTCTTCGTTGGATCCCAAGGCTGCTTCTCTGGACACAGTGATGGCCCAGATTGAAAAGGCTTACGGCAAGGGTGCTGTGATGCGTTTGGGTGATCAGGTGCGTCCGGCGTTGGGTGTTATTCCGACGGGGTCGATTGCGTTGGATGTGGCGTTGGGTGTGGGTGGCCTTCCTCGTGGTCGGGTGATTGAGATCTATGGCCCGGAGTCTTCGGGTAAGACGACTGTGGCGTTGCATGCGGTGGCGAGTGCGCAGAAAGCCGGGGGGATCGCGGCGTTCATCGATGCTGAGCACGCTTTGGATCCGGAGTATGCCCGGGCTTTGGGTGTGGATACTGATGCGCTGTTGGTTAGTCAGCCGGACACTGGCGAGCAGGCTCTTGAGATCACCGATATGTTGATCCGATCGGGGGCGATCGACATCATCGTCGTTGACTCAGTAGCGGCTTTGGTTCCGCGCGCTGAGATCGAAGGCGAGATGGGTGATTCGCATGTGGGGTTGCAGGCGCGGTTGATGAGCCAGGCGCTTCGTAAGATCACGGGTGCGTTGAACAGCACGGGCACGACGGCGATTTTCATTAACCAGCTTCGCGAGAAGATCGGCGTGATGTTCGGCAATCCGGAGACCACCACGGGTGGTAAGGCGTTGAAGTTCTATGCCTCGGTGCGTCTGGATATTCGCCGTATTGAGACGTTGAAGGACGGTAGCGAGCCGGTGGGTAACCGTACGCGCGCCAAAGTGGTGAAGAACAAGGTGTCTCCGCCGTTCAAGCAGGCCGAGTTCGACATTCTGTACGGACAGGGCATTTCGCGTGAGGGCAGCCTCATCGACATGGGTGTGGAGCACGGGATTATCCGTAAAGCCGGGGCGTGGTACACCTACGAGGGTGACCAGCTCGGTCAAGGCAAGGAGAACGTCCGTAACTTCCTCAAAGACAACCCAGAGTTGGCACAAGAGGTTGAGCGGCGCATCAAGGAGAAACTGGGCATCATTCCGGGTGCTGAGGCGCCTGCGGAAGCCGTAGAAGGTGGCGCGGGGGGCGATGAAGCGCCTGTGGCGTTCTGATGAGTGATGATGCGCGGTTGGCGCGCGCTCGTGAGGCGATGGCGCAGGCTGTAGTGCAGGCGAGTAGGTCTTCACAGTCTGCTGGGTCGGGTGCCTTGTCAGTGTCCGCTGAGTATGCGGAGGCTAAACGGATTGCGCTGCGTAAGTTAGCTGCAGCGCCACGGTCGCGGGCACAGCTTGCTGAGGCGATCGTGGCCAAAGACATTCCACGGGACACAGCTGATGAGGTCCTGGATCGTTTGGAAGATGTTGGCCTGGTTGATGATGCAGCTTACGCACAGATGTTGGTGCGCAGTTTGCGGGAGTCCAAGGGGCTGTCGAAACGGTCGCTGGAGATGGAGCTGACGAAACGGGGCGTGGAGGCCACGGTCGTTGAGGATGCTGTTGACCATCTTGACGTGGAGCGCGACAAAGAGGCTGCTCGTGCAGTTGTTGCTAAAAAGCTGCGGGCGATGAGTGGCCTGAACATTGAAACGAAGAAACGTCGTTTGCTGGGCTTACTTGGCAGACGAGGGTATTCGTCGAATATTGCATTTCCGGTAGTCGCTGAGGCTCTGGATGCTTTGCCTGAGCATGCTCGGGACTGACCTACAGCTGGTTAAATTGAGCAGCTTGGCGGGTAGCCGCTGGAGCTGTGATCGTCCGGTAGGGCGCAGGCCACCTCACCTGAGGTGGCCTGCGCTTGTCGCGTCGCGGGATCGGTGTCGGTTTCGTGGGAGCAGGGGTGAGGTTGGAGAATAGTTTGTGATGACGACTTATCAGGTGCGCACTCACGGGTGCCAGATGAATGTGCATGATTCCGAGCGGCTCGCGGGGCTCTTGGAAGCCGCGGGGTACGTGGATTACGAATCGGTTCCACCGACTGAACGTTCGGAAGAGCCAGACATTGTCGTGTTCAACACGTGCGCGGTGCGTGAGAACGCGGACAACAAGCTCTACGGCAACTTGGGGCAGTTGCGTCCAGCCAAGACGAAAAACCCCGACATGCAGATCGCTGTTGGTGGATGCATGGCGCAGAAAGATAAAGACCTCATCGTCGCCAAGGCGCCGTGGGTCGATGTCGTTTTCGGTACACACAACATCGGTTCATTGCCGGTGCTGTTGGAGCGGGCACGTCACAACAAGAAGGCCGAGGTGGAGATCCTCGAGTCTTTGGAAACGTTCCCCTCGACGTTGCCGACAAGGCGTGACTCGGCTTACGCCGGGTGGGTGTCGATTTCGGTGGGCTGTAACAACACCTGCACGTACTGCATCGTTCCGGCGCTGCGCGGTAAAGAACAGGACCGCCGACCGGGCGACATCCTCGCTGAGGTCAAAGCACTCGTGGCCGAGGGCGTCCTTGAAGTGACACTGCTTGGGCAGAACGTGAACACCTATGGGGTGGAGTTCGGGGACCGTGGCGCGTTCGCTAAGTTGCTGCGCGCCTGCGGTGACATCGACGGTCTGGAGCGTGTGCGTTTTACCAGCCCGCACCCGGCGGCGTTCACTGATGACGTCATCTCTGCTATGGCGGAGACACCGAACGTGATGCCCAGCCTGCACATGCCGTTGCAGTCTGGTTCGGATTCGGTGCTGCGCGCGATGCGCCGCTCGTACCGTAGCGAGAAATTCCTCGGCATCATTGAGCGAGTTCGGGAGCAGATCCCACACGCCGCGATTACCACGGACATCATTGTGGGATTCCCAGGCGAAACGGACCAGGATTTCGAAGACACCCTTGAAGTCGTTCGGGCCTCGCGGTTCTCCAGTGCATTCACGTTCCAGTACTCGATCCGCCCTGGCACCCCGGCAGCGACGATGGATAACCAGATCCCTAAAGAGGTTGTCCAGGAGCGCTTCAACCGGTTGGTCGCGTTGCAGGACGAGATCAGCTGGGAACAGAACCGTGCCCTTGAAGGCCAGACGGTTGAGGTGCTTGTCGCTCCGTTTGAGGGTCGTAAAGATGTAGAGACTGCGCGGATGTCTGGCCGGGCACGCGATAACCGCCTCGTGCACTTCTCATTGCCTGAAGAGCTACCTGAATCTGAACGTCCCCGACCAGGAGATCTTGTCAATGTGGCAGTCACCTATGGGGCCCCGCACCACTTGGTCGCTGACTCGGCAGTGGCCCAGAACCCAGACGAGCGGGTTTTCTCAGTGCGCCGCACCATCGGTGGTGACGCGTGGGAACGTCTAGAAGGTAACCCGGTTCCGCACAAACCAACGGTCAGCTTGGGGCTACCGACTATAGGTGCGCGGCCACAAACCGCATCGACCGGAGCCTGCGGAAGCTGCTGAGGCGCTCCCGGGCATCACCCGCATGCAGAGGCATCGTGATGCCCGGGAAAGCAGAAACTTTTCATCACTGGAAACGAAGACGGCGGGTGGGTTCGTGACCGAACAAGTGCCAGAAGTGGTTGCAGTTGTGGGCCCAACAGCGATAGGAAAAACCGCGCTAGCGGTGCGCCTGGCCGAGCAGTTGGGCGGAGAAATCGTTAACGCTGACGCGTTCGCGCTGTACACGGGCATGGATATCGGCACTGCTAAGCCAAGCATTGCCGAGCGGGGAAATATCCCCCACCACCAGATCGACGTTCTCGACATCACCGACGATGCGAGCGTGGCCGCCTACCAGCGGCACGTACGCACCGATATTGATGGAATCATCGCCCGCGGAAACCTCCCTGTCTTGGTAGGAGGATCCGGGCTGTACGTACGCGCAGCTATCGATGTGCTAGAAATCCCACCAACCGACCCCCGCGTCCGTGCACGGTGGGAGGCACACGCCGCAACAGAAGGCACTCCTGCCCTATACCAAAAGCTCACCGAACTAGACCCGCAGGCTGCTGCAGCTATCGAACCGCGCAACACTCGCCGTATCGTTCGCGCTTTAGAAGTCATCGAGCTTACTGGCCGCCCGTTCTCAGCAACCATGCCGCGCCGTGAATTCGTCCGCCCCACCGCGATGCTGGGCCTACATCTAGATCGAGACTTACTTGACACCCGTATCGAAACCCGGGTGCGGGGTATGTGGCGCGCTGGGCTGCTTGAGGAAGTCGCAGCGCTGGAACAGCGTGGACTGTCCCAGACCAGGACAGCTTCTCGCGCTGTGGGGTACCGCGAAGCCCTGGCACAGCTCAATGGAACCATAAGCGAAGAAGAAGCCATCGAGGCCACCACCATCGCCACTCGACGCCTGGCACGCAGGCAAATCAGCTGGTTCACCCCTGATCCACGCATCACGTGGATTGATGCCCACGATCCCAGCAGCGTCCTGCACGCCGCCCTGAGCACACTCCAGCAGCACGGTCTCAGCAGTCCTGCGCTGTGATAAACACCCAAACAAACACATAATCCACTCAGCACACCGCGGGAGAATGAATCACGTGAACGTAACAACCCCCGCCCCTGTCGCATACTCCTTCACCAAAGGCCACGGCACCCAGAACGACTTCGTGCTCATCCCTGACCTCGATGGCACGCGCGGCCTAGCCCCTGATCAGGTCCGTCGACTCGCGGACCGTCGCGCAGGCATAGGCGGCGACGGCGTAATCCGGGTTGTCCCCACCGCCTTATGTGGCGAACCTGAAATCGAGGCGCTCGCTGGTGATGCTGAATGGTTCATGGATTACCGCAACGCTGATGGCACCCCTGCAGAAATGTGCGGGAATGGGACACGGGTTTTCGCTGCCTATTTGCGGCGGGAGCGGTTGGTGACTGAGGACAGTTACACGATCGCTACCCGCGCGGGAATTAAACACATTGGTGTTCAAGGTGCGGTGTATTCGACGGGTCTGGGGCAGTACACCCTGACTATGGAGAGCGAGTTCAAGGCCCACGGCTTTGATGCGCGGGTATCGGTGCCCGGGTTTGAGGGGTTAGCGGGCGTGAGCGTCGATATGGGAAATCCACACACGGTGGTGATGCTTCCTGGTGAGGTTGATCTGCCTGCCGTGGATTTGAGCGCAGCCCCGGTGGTCAACCCGCTGCCTGAGCATGGAACCAATGTGGAGCTCGTGCAGGTTATTGGCCCAGGACATCTGCAGATGCGGGTATTTGAGCGCGGTGTGGGTGAAACGCGTTCGTGTGGCACGGGTGCTGCAGCTGCGGCGGTGGCGGCGATGCTGTGCATTGGTGAGGATGGGGCTAACCAGTGGCGGGTTGATGTGCCCGGGGGAAGCCTTCACGTCACTGTGGGTACGGACCGTCAGGTGACTCTTTCTGGCCCTGCTGACTTGGTCGCTGATGGTGTGACGCGGCTGTGAGGCAGCCTGCAGCTGACTGCCTGTAGCTGGTTCAGTTAGCTGTAGGCAGTGTCAGTTTCACTGTCGCGGTGCACGTGAAGAATCCGGAAACCTTTTGCTGTGGCTGCCCGGCGCACCGTGAAAGCATCGGGAAGGGTTGCTGTGAGCCAGGTCTGTAGTGAGTCGGCGCCGAGGTTTTTACTAACCACGAGGTAGGCGTCTGCGCCGGGGGAGAGCCGGGGAAGCCAGGTTAAGAGCAGGGCGTGTAACGCCGGTTTGCCGATCCGGATTGGCGGGTTGGACCAGATGAGGTCGAAGCGTGCTTCTTCAGGGACTTCTTCGGGGGCGAGGGCCTGTACGCGTGTGCAGCCCAACGCGGCTGCATTTGTTGCGGTGAGTTCTCGGGATCGTCGGTTGACGTCAACGGCGATGACGTCAGCTTCGGGGGAGAGCATCCCGAGGGTGCAGGCGATGGGACCCCAGCCACATCCGATATCGAGGAAGGTCCCGCCTGTGGGGGGGTGGGGTACTCCGCGCAGGAGGACGGATGTTCCTGGGTCGAGCCGATCACCAGAGAACACACCGTCAGCCGAGGTGATTTCGATGTCGCGGCCAGCGAGGTTGACGCGCAGGGTGCGAGTGTGGGCGGGGCCTGTGGGGTCGGAGTCGAAGTAGTGGCTGGTCGGGCTCGGCATGGGCATAGGTTACCGCCGGTGCGTGATGGTTGGATTGTCTGCCAAGGGCTTGGGCACTCATGGAGTATGGGGAACAGGAAGGTTGGCTGTTGCGTTGTTGCGGATACCGGTTCTTGAGCATTCCTGTTTCGAACCGGATGATCATGCGACCATGAGAGGGATATGACGAACAACGATCACGCAACTCACGCCTCCGACATCGAACAGACCGGTCACGGTGCGGCATTCGGTGGACTCCGTGACTCTGCCGAGTATGAAGATGTTTTCGCGCGTCGAGCTGCTGCCTTGTCTAACACCAGCGACACCGACGCCCATGCCACCTGGGATGGTGATCAGTTCGAGCGTGAGGAACGCGCGGCGATGCGCCGTGTTGACGGCCTCTCGACTGAGCTGGAAGACGTCACCGAAGTTGAATATCGCCAGCTACGTTTGGAGAACGTAGTGCTGGTAGGGGTGTGGAATTCTGGCTCGGTTGAGGATGCCGAGAACTCTCTGCGCGAATTGGCGGCGTTGGCTGAGACTGCTGGTTCGCGGGTGTTGGCGGGGGTGCTGCAGCGCCGCGCTAAACCAGATCCGGCTACCTATTTAGGGTCGGGCAAAGCCGCTGAGCTGGCCGAGGTCGTCGCCGCTGAGGGCGCTGACACAGTTATTGCTGACTGTGAGCTTGCCCCCAGTCAGCGGCGTGCCTTGGAAGATGTGGTGAAGGTGAAGGTCATTGACCGCACCGCGTTGATCCTCGACATTTTCGCTCAGCACGCTAAGTCTAAAGAGGGTAAGGCTCAGGTTGAGCTGGCGCAGCTGGAGTATTTGCTGCCGCGTCTGCGTGGCTGGGGTGAGTCGATGTCTCGGCAGGCTGGTGGGCAGGTTTCTGGTGGTGCGGGTATGGGGTCGCGTGGCCCTGGTGAGACAAAGATCGAGCTTGATCGTCGTCGTATCAATACACGGATGGCCAAGCTGCGTCGCGAGATCCGTGATATGAAGAAAATTCGGGTCACGAAGCGTTCGGGGCGCGCTGCTCACAGCGTTCCCAGTGTGGTCATTGTCGGGTACACCAACGCCGGTAAATCCAGCTTGTTGAACCGACTCACCGGAGCTGGGGTGATGGTGGAGAACGCTTTGTTCGCCACATTGGACACCACGGTTCGTCGTACGAACACCCCTGATGGCCGTGAGTACACCATCGCGGACACGGTCGGTTTTGTGCGTTCGTTGCCGCACCAGCTGGTGGAGGCTTTCCGGTCCACGTTGGAGGAGGCCGGGGATGCTGATTTGCTCTTGCATGTGGTTGATGGTTCGCACCCGGATCCAATTGGGCAGATTAAGGCAGTACGTGAAGTGCTTGCCGAGGTGCGTCCTGATGAGCTTCGTGAAGTAGTGGTGGTGAACAAAACCGATCTAGCTGAGGAAGAGACACTGGATCTTTTGCGTCGCTCTGAGGCTGACGCGGTGTTCGTTTCAGCACGCACGGGTGAGGGGATAGAACAGTTGCGTCAGCTCGTCGCTGATCATCTGCCGGTCCCGGATGTTCACCTGCGTGTTCTGATTCCTTATCAGCGTGGCGATTTGGTGTCGCTGTTGCATGGGCAGGGCGATATCCGTAGTGAGGAGCACACCCCTGAGGGCACGTTGATTGAAGGTTTTGTGCGGCACGAAAAAGCTAGTGAGTTCGCACCGTTCTTTGTGGAGTCGTGAGTTTTCTTCGCCACGTTCTTCCTCAACCCTCTGGGCGTTTTGGAAACTGCTTCCTTAGCAGTGGACAAGCAGTCCAGAGGGGTGGGTGAGGGGCATTAGGGTGGTGGATTGTGTCGTCGCCTTCTGTGAAAACCCTGCTTGAGGCCGCTGTTGCTGGAATTGGTGGTTCCCCGCGTGCCGGCCAGGTGTCGATGGCTGAGGCGATTAGCGCCGCTGTCGATTCTGGTGAGCATTTGCTGGTTCAGGCTGGCACCGGTACGGGTAAGTCGTTGGCGTATTTGGTGCCAGCTGCAGCACATGCGCAGGCGACGGGAACCCCGGTTGTGGTGGCTACGGCAACACTGGCGTTGCAGGGACAGATCGTTGACCGCGATCTTCCACGATTGGCTGAATCGCTGCGTGGGTATTTGCCTCAGCCGTTGACGTACGGGCTGGTCAAGGGGCGTCGTAACTACATATGTGTGCACAAAATTTCCGGTGGTATGCCTGAGGACGATGACGATGCTTTGTTCGGTGTCGGCCAGGTAGATGAGCAGGTCGGGCGCCTGGGGCAAGAGGTTTTGCGGCTACGGCAGTGGGCTCAGGAAACTGAATCTGGTGACCGTGATGATCTGGTTCCGGGGGTTTCTGAGCGCGCTTGGCGTCAGGTGTCGGTGTCGGCGCGGGAGTGCCTGGGGTCACGGTGCCCGATGCGTGAGGAGTGTTTTGTTGAGCAGGCGCGGGCAGCGGCTGCTGATGTTGACATCGTGGTTACGAACCATTCGTTTGCTTCCATTGATGCTTTTGAGGGGCGGCGTCTGCTGCCTGAGCATGATCTTCTTGTGGTCGATGAGGCCCATGAGCTTGTTGATCGGGTGACAGCGACGGTCACTGATGAGCTGGGCTCTAAATCGGTTGGTAGTGCTGCACGTAAAGCTGCCTCGCATGCTGATACCAATGAGTTCGCTTTGGCTGGTGATGGGTTGGCTGTCGCTTTGGAAGCAGTTCCTGAGGGCAGGGTGCAGACTGCTCCGGAAATGCTGGTTCAGGCTCTGGGGCGTGTGCATGAGGCTGCGCGTCTACTGTTGGGGTCATTGAAGGGCGAAGGCGGTGAATCTGTCGAAGGAGCAAAGAAAGTCGCTCGTGCCGCAGTTGAAGAGATTCACGCTTTCACTGAACGGGCTCTGGAAAACAGAGAACTCGATGTGCTCTGGGTGACTAAAGACGACCGTAGGGGAGCGGTGTTACGTATCGCTCCGATGAGTGTGGCGATGCAGCTGCGGGAAGCCATGTTCACCGAACGGACGGTTGTGTTGACCTCAGCCACCCTGGAATTGGGGGGATCTTTCGATCCTGTAGCTGGGCAGATGGGGTTGCGGGGGCAGGGGGCCCCAGCGTGGCGTTGCGTGGATGTGGGTAGCCCGTTCGACTATGCGCGGCAAGGGATCGCGTACGTGGCTGACTGGCTACCTACGCCTGGACGTGACGGTGCCGCGACGGAGGTTTTCGACGAGATCGAAGCGCTCATTCGTGCCGCTGGTGGCAGGGCACTGGGGTTGTTCAGTTCGATGCGTGCAGCTAAGACTGCTGCGGAGCAGATGCGGGAACGCTTCGGCGATGACCTGGACATTCTGTGCCAGGGAGATGATCAACTATCGACGTTGGTGAGGCAGTTCGCTTCGGATGCCAGTACTTGCCTGTTTGGGACGCTTTCGTTGTGGCAGGGCGTTGATGTGCCTGGCTCGGCGTGTCAGCTGGTCATTATTGACCGGATCCCGTTTCCCCGCCCGGATGACCCTCTTACTGAGGCGCGCACTCGCGCCATTGGCTCTATGGGGGGTAATGGGTTTATGGCGGTTTCGGCTACTGCTGCGGCTCTCAAACTTGCGCAGGGAGCTGGGCGTTTGATTCGCCGTGCTGATGACCGTGGAGTTGTTGCTTTTCTCGATCCGCGAATGAAGAAAGCCCGTTATGCTGGGTTTTTGCAGGCTTCGTTGCCTGATATGTGGCCCACTACTGACCGTGATGTTGTGTTGGGGGCTCTTCAGCGTCTTGATGCTGCGGCTGCGCCAGTGCTGCCGGTCGCGGCGCGCGGGGAGCGCGCGGTGATGAAACCTACGCCCGCTGCCAGTGCTCCACCGATGGAACCTGGAGAAACCGAGCATCCACCGCCGCGCGTAGAGCACACTGGCGCCGTGCGCTTGAGTCCGGCAGTGGCTGCGGGGCATAAGTGGGATGCCACTCTTGATGAAGAACTCCGCGATGGTCTCGATCTGGGGCTTGATATCTCTGAGCTTGCTGAACATCTTGAAATGCCACCTGAGTCGATCATTGCCCGGATGAAAGCACTGAAACTGTCATGACTGCACAACGGGCTGGACGTCGCCGCGCCCCGGAACCGAGCTCTGGATTCGGGGGCTTTGATGATGACGCCACCATCGCAGACACTCCCTCCGGGGGAGTGCCGCCTTTGGTTCTCGTGACTGGGCCAGAACGTGTCTTGGCTCAGCGCGCTTTGGATGCCACTGCTATCGCGCTGCGGGCTACTGACCCGCAGGTCGATATTGTCCGTTTTGACGCCGAAGGGTATGAGACTGGCTCCATCGCCATGGCTGCTAGTCCGTCTCTTTTTGGGGGCAGTACAGGCATTTTTGTGCGTGGCTTGGAGGCCGCTAATGACGCTTTGATTGAGGACCTTGTTCGCTACCTCAGTGCGCCTGAGGAGACGGTGACTCTTACCGTCTGGCATCGCAGTGGTAATCGTGGCAAAAAAGTCCTCGACATGATGAAAAAAGCTGGTGCGCGGGTTCTGGCTGCTCCAGCCATTAAGAGCGACCGGGACAAGTCTGAGTTTGTCAGCAGTGAGTTCCGTCGCGCTGGGCGCCGTATCGCTCCTGATGCTGTGAAGACTCTTGTCGAAGCAGTAGGTAAAAGTGTCGATGAGTTAGCTTCTGCGTGTAGTCAGCTCATCGCAGACACCACAGGGACGATCAACACCGGAACGGTCGAGACGTACTACGGCGGCCGTGTCGAAGCGAATGGGTTCAAAGTCGCCGATGCTGCTTTGGCGGGGAATACCGCTGAAGCGTTGGCGTTGGTGCGGCATGCGTTGGCTGTGGGGACTGATCCTGTGCCGATTGTGGCCGCGTTGGCGGTACAGGTTCGCCAGCTCATTAAGGTCACAGGGGTGCCCTCTGGGCCGGCGGGGCAGGTTGCTGGGGCGTTGGGAATGGCGCCCTGGCAGGTTGATCGGGCTCGTCGCACTGCGCGAGGGTGGAGTGAGGATGGGCTTGCTGTTGCGGTGGAGGCAATCGCGGCTGCTGATTTCGCGGTCAAAGGTGGGGGCCGGGATCCGCAGTTCGCGGTGGAGCGGTGTGTGTTGCAGGTGGCTCGGGCTCGGCATGCGCACACAGGTCGAGGCCGGGGTCGATAGCGGGGGGTGAGGTGCAGGGCTGCTTCGGTCGTGTTTGGCGCGCCTGTTAAGCTGGATATTCGCGTGCGCGCCCAGGTCGTGCGCAAGTCACGCGAAATTAGCCCTTCCTTGGCCGGGCCGACCACGACGACTTCAGTTGCGGTTCGGATGCGAGGGGGGCCTGCTTCATGCGTGTGTGTGGAGTAGTCCTTCGACCAGAAAGTCAGATTCGTGGCAAACATTAAGCAGCAGATCAAGCGCGTTAAGACCAACAACAAGCGGACCGAACGCAACAAGGCTTACAAGTCTGAGCTGCGTACTTTCATCCGTAAGTTCCGTGTTGCGGTCGAGGCTGGCAACAAGGACGAGGCAGCGGTGGCGCTGCGCGACGCGTCCCGCAAGCTGGACGTGGCCGTAAGCAAGGGCGTCATTCACAAGAACCAGGCCGCTAACAAGAAGTCGGCTATGGCGACGCGTTTCAACGCTCTCTGATCCAGTCCGTGACGCCGGGAGACCGGTGATCGGTGAGGCGGGGGTCGTCGGAGTTTCCAGGCGGCCCTCGCTTCGTATTTCTCAGGTTGCTGGTGGGACTGGTTCCTTTGGAGAGGTTCTGCTGCCCTGCGGTAGATTGGCGACGGCCCGGCGTGTCCAGTCGTGGCCCGTGACGTGGTGTATGACGAGACGAAGGACGATGTCGATGAGTGAATCAGCTTCCGGAGCCGGCTACCGATACACGGCCGAGGTAGCCGATCGCATCGAGCGCCATTGGCAAGATGTGTGGGAGGCCGAAGGCGCATATGCCGCCGCGAACCCAGCCGGCCCGTGGGCTGATTCGCAGGCCGCCAAGCGTGAGCCTCTTTACGTTCTGGACATGTTCCCTTACCCCTCTGGGGCGGGGCTGCATGTCGGGCACCCGCTGGGCTATATCGCCACGGATGCTTTCGCACGTTTCCAGCGCATGACAGGTAAGAACGTTCTGCACACCCTGGGGTATGACGCGTTTGGTTTGCCAGCTGAGCAGTACGCGATCCAGACTGGGCAACACCCGCGCGTCACCACCGAGAACAACATCGCGAACATGCGTCGCCAGCTGCGTCGCTTGGGGTTGGGTCATGACACGCGTCGTTCTGTGGCCACCACCGACGTTGAGTTCTACCGCTGGACGCAGTGGATTTTCTTGCAGCTGTTCAACGCCTGGTTTGATCCACAGGCCCCCAATACCAGCAACGGCAAAGGTAAAGCCCGCCCGATCTCGGAGCTGGAGGCAGAGTTCGCGGACGGAACTCGCCCCACGCCAGATGGCCGCCCGTGGGGTGAGTTAGCGCGGAACGAGCAGCGGGAAATTCTTGACCAGTACCGGTTGGCGTATGTCTCTTCTGCGCCGGTGAACTGGTGTCCTGGGTTGGGAACTGTTTTGGCGAATGAGGAAGTCACCGCTGAAGGCCGTTCCGATATCGGCAATTACCCGGTGTTTAAGCGCAACATGCGGCAGTGGATGATGCGCATCACCACATACGCCGATCGCCTTTTGGAAGATCTGGACCGGGTTGACTGGCCAGAGCCGGTCAAGTTGATGCAGCGTAACTGGATTGGTCGCTCTACTGG
Proteins encoded:
- a CDS encoding DUF3046 domain-containing protein, which codes for MRLSEFWRLMDEEFGTARAQVLASHQSVTALGGGTPDELLESGVEPRRVWEALVEQMGVPPERRLGQVVPLQENRDKY
- the recA gene encoding recombinase RecA, which codes for MARSSKASSGSRSSSLDPKAASLDTVMAQIEKAYGKGAVMRLGDQVRPALGVIPTGSIALDVALGVGGLPRGRVIEIYGPESSGKTTVALHAVASAQKAGGIAAFIDAEHALDPEYARALGVDTDALLVSQPDTGEQALEITDMLIRSGAIDIIVVDSVAALVPRAEIEGEMGDSHVGLQARLMSQALRKITGALNSTGTTAIFINQLREKIGVMFGNPETTTGGKALKFYASVRLDIRRIETLKDGSEPVGNRTRAKVVKNKVSPPFKQAEFDILYGQGISREGSLIDMGVEHGIIRKAGAWYTYEGDQLGQGKENVRNFLKDNPELAQEVERRIKEKLGIIPGAEAPAEAVEGGAGGDEAPVAF
- a CDS encoding regulatory protein RecX; its protein translation is MSDDARLARAREAMAQAVVQASRSSQSAGSGALSVSAEYAEAKRIALRKLAAAPRSRAQLAEAIVAKDIPRDTADEVLDRLEDVGLVDDAAYAQMLVRSLRESKGLSKRSLEMELTKRGVEATVVEDAVDHLDVERDKEAARAVVAKKLRAMSGLNIETKKRRLLGLLGRRGYSSNIAFPVVAEALDALPEHARD
- the miaB gene encoding tRNA (N6-isopentenyl adenosine(37)-C2)-methylthiotransferase MiaB gives rise to the protein MTTYQVRTHGCQMNVHDSERLAGLLEAAGYVDYESVPPTERSEEPDIVVFNTCAVRENADNKLYGNLGQLRPAKTKNPDMQIAVGGCMAQKDKDLIVAKAPWVDVVFGTHNIGSLPVLLERARHNKKAEVEILESLETFPSTLPTRRDSAYAGWVSISVGCNNTCTYCIVPALRGKEQDRRPGDILAEVKALVAEGVLEVTLLGQNVNTYGVEFGDRGAFAKLLRACGDIDGLERVRFTSPHPAAFTDDVISAMAETPNVMPSLHMPLQSGSDSVLRAMRRSYRSEKFLGIIERVREQIPHAAITTDIIVGFPGETDQDFEDTLEVVRASRFSSAFTFQYSIRPGTPAATMDNQIPKEVVQERFNRLVALQDEISWEQNRALEGQTVEVLVAPFEGRKDVETARMSGRARDNRLVHFSLPEELPESERPRPGDLVNVAVTYGAPHHLVADSAVAQNPDERVFSVRRTIGGDAWERLEGNPVPHKPTVSLGLPTIGARPQTASTGACGSC
- the miaA gene encoding tRNA (adenosine(37)-N6)-dimethylallyltransferase MiaA gives rise to the protein MTEQVPEVVAVVGPTAIGKTALAVRLAEQLGGEIVNADAFALYTGMDIGTAKPSIAERGNIPHHQIDVLDITDDASVAAYQRHVRTDIDGIIARGNLPVLVGGSGLYVRAAIDVLEIPPTDPRVRARWEAHAATEGTPALYQKLTELDPQAAAAIEPRNTRRIVRALEVIELTGRPFSATMPRREFVRPTAMLGLHLDRDLLDTRIETRVRGMWRAGLLEEVAALEQRGLSQTRTASRAVGYREALAQLNGTISEEEAIEATTIATRRLARRQISWFTPDPRITWIDAHDPSSVLHAALSTLQQHGLSSPAL
- the dapF gene encoding diaminopimelate epimerase, coding for MNVTTPAPVAYSFTKGHGTQNDFVLIPDLDGTRGLAPDQVRRLADRRAGIGGDGVIRVVPTALCGEPEIEALAGDAEWFMDYRNADGTPAEMCGNGTRVFAAYLRRERLVTEDSYTIATRAGIKHIGVQGAVYSTGLGQYTLTMESEFKAHGFDARVSVPGFEGLAGVSVDMGNPHTVVMLPGEVDLPAVDLSAAPVVNPLPEHGTNVELVQVIGPGHLQMRVFERGVGETRSCGTGAAAAAVAAMLCIGEDGANQWRVDVPGGSLHVTVGTDRQVTLSGPADLVADGVTRL
- a CDS encoding class I SAM-dependent methyltransferase — translated: MPSPTSHYFDSDPTGPAHTRTLRVNLAGRDIEITSADGVFSGDRLDPGTSVLLRGVPHPPTGGTFLDIGCGWGPIACTLGMLSPEADVIAVDVNRRSRELTATNAAALGCTRVQALAPEEVPEEARFDLIWSNPPIRIGKPALHALLLTWLPRLSPGADAYLVVSKNLGADSLQTWLTATLPDAFTVRRAATAKGFRILHVHRDSETDTAYS